A genome region from Clostridium pasteurianum includes the following:
- a CDS encoding DUF3846 domain-containing protein, with protein sequence MKLVKTLNNISINDLGFEEWYSFNENVYFKFYDNSLRIFSLENAMKKGKKVTRYSVYSKIYNNGFKAAFLNYLNDLQLNIVEFISKLQEDEIKETSELGIRMTLEKGVRVFNPFYIPKKIKEPAKWRISQVIKAVMSGQIIKGKCTMHLTDDYAYDNSTNFGKREINVLELCKELVENPNGWWIKKEKEVKEFKIVGVHCYNFNYNEVYFKETAAKRIIKFDDNNADKVMKEIKCLLCKGEKVKEVTIEANLKTYYKLINCSTIAFMNVPITEDMNSSIEAIVDDEGRITGKEISKILYPYLKKKYGYGIAGDFLIVKVNNRTGDTISMTDGDIKMVTTFIKVQEYNYGKSPNEYDTQREIEKKEL encoded by the coding sequence ATGAAATTAGTTAAAACTTTAAATAATATTAGTATAAATGATTTAGGCTTTGAAGAATGGTACAGTTTTAATGAAAATGTATATTTCAAGTTCTATGATAATAGTTTAAGGATTTTTAGTCTTGAAAATGCAATGAAGAAGGGAAAAAAGGTAACTAGATACTCTGTTTACAGCAAAATTTATAATAATGGTTTTAAGGCAGCATTTTTAAACTATTTAAATGATTTACAATTGAATATTGTTGAATTTATTTCAAAATTACAAGAGGATGAAATAAAAGAGACATCAGAACTAGGTATAAGAATGACATTAGAAAAAGGTGTTAGAGTCTTTAATCCCTTTTATATACCTAAGAAAATTAAAGAGCCTGCTAAATGGAGAATATCACAGGTTATAAAAGCTGTGATGTCAGGACAAATAATTAAAGGTAAATGTACTATGCATCTTACAGACGATTATGCTTATGATAATAGCACAAATTTCGGAAAGAGAGAGATTAATGTTTTAGAACTTTGCAAGGAGCTTGTTGAAAATCCAAATGGTTGGTGGATTAAAAAAGAAAAGGAAGTAAAGGAATTTAAGATAGTAGGAGTACACTGCTACAATTTTAATTATAATGAAGTTTATTTTAAGGAAACAGCTGCTAAAAGAATAATAAAATTTGATGATAATAATGCTGATAAAGTTATGAAAGAAATCAAATGTTTATTGTGTAAAGGAGAGAAGGTTAAAGAGGTAACAATAGAAGCTAATCTAAAAACATATTATAAGTTAATAAATTGCAGTACTATTGCTTTTATGAATGTTCCTATTACGGAGGATATGAATTCTTCGATTGAAGCAATTGTAGATGATGAAGGAAGAATTACAGGTAAAGAAATAAGTAAAATATTATATCCTTACTTAAAGAAGAAATACGGATATGGTATAGCAGGGGATTTCTTAATTGTAAAGGTCAATAACAGAACTGGTGACACTATAAGTATGACAGATGGAGACATTAAAATGGTCACTACATTTATAAAAGTTCAAGAATATAATTATGGAAAAAGTCCTAATGAATATGATACCCAAAGAGAAATAGAAAAGAAAGAATTATGA
- a CDS encoding ArdC family protein — MNKVYEYVQENIINQLKEAIKNGTETPWQKPWVGIGRPKNYVTQKPYRGINLLLLPFAGEYITFKQIKNVQNKHPEVHLKKGSKSYMVVFWKFQDKDKADEDDVVIDEDESKNNYKPPVFRYYKIYHISDVEGLKLHDNIIQNINVSLHGEAENLIDEYSNAVCINKCLGSDRAYYSAAMDTINIPDIRQFKSEEEFYSTVFHEMIHSTGAKKRLGRFDENANQFQFGSESYSKEELVAEIGASMLMSQFSIATKASNKNSVAYLQSWLKAIENDVTLITFAAQQSEKAVDYINKICNKEHIIIA, encoded by the coding sequence ATGAATAAAGTGTATGAATATGTACAAGAAAACATCATAAATCAGTTAAAAGAGGCAATAAAAAATGGAACGGAAACACCCTGGCAGAAACCATGGGTAGGTATTGGAAGACCTAAAAATTATGTAACACAGAAACCATATAGAGGTATAAATCTATTATTGCTGCCTTTTGCCGGTGAGTATATAACTTTTAAGCAAATTAAGAATGTACAAAATAAACATCCAGAAGTTCATCTTAAAAAAGGAAGTAAATCATATATGGTTGTATTCTGGAAGTTTCAAGATAAGGATAAAGCCGATGAAGATGATGTTGTGATTGATGAAGATGAAAGTAAAAATAATTATAAACCTCCAGTGTTTAGATATTATAAAATCTATCATATATCAGATGTTGAAGGATTAAAACTACATGATAATATAATTCAAAATATAAATGTAAGCTTGCATGGAGAAGCAGAAAATCTTATTGATGAATATTCTAATGCGGTATGTATAAACAAATGCTTAGGAAGTGACAGAGCTTATTATAGTGCCGCAATGGATACGATTAATATTCCTGATATTAGGCAATTCAAAAGTGAAGAGGAATTTTATTCTACTGTGTTCCATGAAATGATTCATAGTACGGGTGCTAAAAAAAGACTTGGAAGATTTGATGAAAATGCCAACCAATTTCAATTTGGCAGTGAAAGTTACAGTAAAGAGGAATTGGTAGCTGAAATAGGGGCTTCAATGCTTATGTCACAGTTTAGTATTGCAACTAAAGCATCAAATAAAAATTCTGTGGCATATTTACAGAGCTGGTTAAAGGCTATTGAAAATGATGTTACTTTGATAACTTTTGCAGCACAGCAAAGTGAGAAAGCAGTAGATTATATAAATAAAATATGTAATAAGGAGCATATAATTATTGCTTAA